In one Rutidosis leptorrhynchoides isolate AG116_Rl617_1_P2 chromosome 8, CSIRO_AGI_Rlap_v1, whole genome shotgun sequence genomic region, the following are encoded:
- the LOC139863367 gene encoding uncharacterized mitochondrial protein AtMg00810-like — MVLTIAVSKEWQIHQLDVKNAFLHGTLNEAVYMHQPMGFRDPNYPDHVCLLKRSLYGLKQAPRAWYQRFADFASTIGFVHSKCDHSLFIYHHGHETAYLLLYVDDIVLATSSDSLRKRLILLFSNEFAMKDLGPLHSFLGISVTRSSQGLFLSQQAYTKDIIARAGLVDCNSVATPVDTSGKLSSKTGRPYGDATKYRKLAGALQYLTFTRPDISYAVQQICLHMHDPKDTHVHALKRILRYLQGTSTLGLQIYKSRSTSLVAFTDADWGGCPDTRRSTSGYCVYYGDTLISWSSKRQATLSRSSAEAEYRGVANVVAESCWLRNLLLELKCPISKATLVFCDNISAIYLAGNPVQHQRTKHVELDIHFVREKVAKGEVRILHVPTRYQIADIFTKGLPRLLFEEFRYSLGIRSPMASTAGE, encoded by the coding sequence ATGGTCCTAACTATAGCCGTTTCTAAGGAATGGCAAATACACCAACTTGATGTGAAAAACGCCTTCTTGCACGGTACTCTCAATGAAGCCGTTTATATGCACCAACCTATGGGATTTCGCGACCCTAATTATCCCGATCATGTATGTCTTTTGAAACGATCTCTCTATGGTTTGAAGCAAGCACCCCGTGCTTGGTATCAACGGTTTGCTGATTTTGCATCCACTATCGGTTTTGTTCATAGTAAATGTGATCACTCCTTATTTATTTATCATCATGGTCATGAAACCGCCTATCTACTTTTATATGTAGATGATATAGTACTTGCTACTTCTAGTGATTCTCTACGCAAACGTCTAATTCTCCTCTTTTCTAATGAGTTTGCTATGAAAGATCTGGGCCCGTTACATTCCTTTTTGGGAATTTCTGTTACTCGTTCATCACAGGGACTGTTTCTTAGTCAGCAGGCTTATACGAAAGATATAATTGCTCGCGCTGGTTTAGTTGATTGTAATTCTGTAGCCACGCCTGTAGATACAAGTGGAAAATTAAGTTCTAAAACGGGCCGCCCTTATGGTGATGCAACAAAATATCGCAAACTTGCAGGTGCCTTACAATACCTAACGTTTACTCGTCCGGACATCTCATATGCTGTGCAACAAATCTGCTTACATATGCATGATCCAAAGGATACTCACGTTCATGCTTTAAAACGCATCCTAAGATATCTACAAGGAACTTCTACACTTGGGTTGCAAATTTATAAGTCTCGATCTACAAGTCTTGTTGCTTTTACGGATGCTGATTGGGGTGGATGTCCCGACACTCGACGTTCGACATCCGGATATTGCGTTTATTATGGTGATACGTTAATCTCCTGGTCATCGAAACGTCAGGCTACATTGTCTAGATCAAGTGCGGAAGCCGAATATCGCGGGGttgcaaatgttgtagccgaatcATGTTGGCTACGCAACCTTTTACTCGAACTCAAATGTCCCATTTCTAAGGCCACATTGGTGTTTTGTGACAATATTAGTGCCATTTATCTTGCGGGAAATCCAGTACAACATCAACGTACTAAACATGTGGAACTTGACATTCATTTCGTGCGGGAAAAAGTAGCCAAAGGTGAAGTCCGAATATTACACGTTCCAACTCGTTATCAAATCGCAGATATATTCACTAAAGGTCTACCTCGCCTTCTTTTTGAAGAGTTTCGATACAGTCTCGGCATACGATCACCTATGGCTTCGACTGCGGGGGAGTAA